The stretch of DNA CGATCTCTCAGATCAGCAGGATCTTGGATCTCACTCTGATCGTCTCCACTGACTTCCTCGCCCGGGACATCGTGACAGGATTCGAAATCTAGTCCGGGATCATCAGGATCGTGGGACGACACCAACTCCTCGATGTCGAGTTCGTGGTCGGTGTTCGCCTCTTCTTCGATTCCGTCGTATTCGAGGTCGTTGTTTCGCAGGAGCGCCAGGGAAATGTGTTCTTCGTTGGTTGAGACCTCTTCCCTGCTCAATTCAGGCATCCCCCGGTCACGTTCTTCTTCAATCGTGCGATAGATCCGGAGCGAGCAGACGAGACACCGGAGGGTGTCGGCCTCTTCTCGCACGTAACAGGCTTCGGCATCACTCTGGCATTTCCGACACTTCAGGCGCTCGTGGTGAGCCGTTCCGGTCGAATGCTCTTTCTTATTCAGGGACTGCGGGGTGCAATGGAACCCTTCGCACGACGCGCAGCGTCTACGTCCGATTCGATTGGCGAAGGTGTGAAGAGCTTCGTTGAGACTGAGAATGCACTGAATCCCACAGAGTGTTTGCACCCGATGGGCGTCCAAACGAAGTACCCGTTGGCCGTTTGGCATGATGTTGAATTGTGGCCGGCTGGTGGATTGCCGGACTGAGATCATCTTTGGGAATACCGGCTGGGGATCTTCATCCGCAAACCGGGTTTCACGGGAGAAGACACGGTCCCGATCTCGTAACCGCCAGGCTTCCAGGTGCAGATTGTAGAGTTGAGTCGTTTCGGTGAACACCCGCTCTGTATCTTCCTCTCGGTAGATGTAGACCTTGTCTTGGAGCCTGGGAAGGTCCTCGTCTGCGTCGATCGAGAGTTCTGTGGATCCCGGTGGGACAGGGTCTCCATTGGCCGATTGGGCGGTAGTGGGTTCGTGAGTCATCGCGTGCTCCCTTGGCCATTCAGAGCCGGCGCGGGTTGTCCGACCGCCTCTTGTTGTTTCCGGGGCTTGCTGAGCAACGTGAAGTTGCAAGGATGGGCTGCGTGAAGATGGTAGTACCGGTGTTGCGTATCCCCTTTTTTGAACGTCTTGGATTGCCATTGCCCGGTGACGCGGACCTCATGTCCCACGACCAGGGCTTTATACGTGTTCTCCGACACGCCATTCACCTTCACATCGATGTACATTGGATCGTCGTACTTTTCCGAAGGGTTGTCGGAGTGCACGGCCATTGAGAAACTCAAGAGGTTTCCGTACTCGGGCCGGTAGTCCGGAGGATGGGTGATGTTCCCTTCGAGCGTATTGACATTGGTGTGACCGCGTTTGGACATGGCAATGATCTCCTTCTCACATGATTTGTTGCTGCAGCTGCAGCAGATACCCGGATCGTATCCATGCCCGCGGAGCGGGCCTCTCCTGTCCGGTGGTTGACGCGGAGTTAGGCGCGTGGTCGTTGGGTGAGCTTGCTTTGAGCGAGTCGAGCCAAAAGGAATGATTCTCGGGCCGCTTGATCGAGTGGGAGCATCTTGAGATCGAGAAGGGCTTGTCGCAGGAAGGGCGACGTATTGGGGTCGGCGAGAATGGTGGCTGCTACTTTTTTAGATCTTTACACATACAAGTGGATCATTCTCTGATCCGATCCTGTATGACAGGCTTGTCTGGGGCGGTGTTCCAGGCGTTCCCTCCCGCCTGAATCTGGTGCAGATTCTGGCGTAGCGTCACCGCATGCAATACCCCACGTCAATCCGTGCCCTGTTCTCGCTGCCGGCTTCGTCGCGGCTTCCCGGCTCAGCGGCGTCTTCGGTAACTGCTACGCCAGGGTCTTGGTGCGCCGACGCCGAAAGAACTGCCCGCGGCTCGCAGCGTGGCCACCGGTGCAGCGGTCGCCATACGCACCGGCTGTGCCGCACCTTTCGGCTTGTGGGTTCCGTCTCTACCTTCAGTTCGAGCGGTTTCTGGCCCACTGCCTGCGGTGTCGTGGCATGTACGGAGAGCACCTCGACTGGCTCGCGAAGACCCCACACGTCACTCAGCGCTTCGCCCTATACGTGGGCGCGCTCTGGCGAGAAATGACCAACACGGCAGTGGCCAAGGCGGAATGCTTCCACGGCATCATGGTCAAGAACCTCAACTCGATCTACATGCGGCAGCTGATCGCTTGCGCTGCGGGCGAGCGGCGGACGAGATGGCCATCCGGAAGGGGCACGACTACCGCATCATCGTCAGCGATCTCGACCGAATGTTGCCAATCTGGGTTGGCGGTACGGGCTGCACCGAGGCCGACAGGGATCTCATCTTTGCCGCGCTGGGCAGGTGGAAGTTCTTGTAAGCCGAAGACCCTCTAAGAGTCTTCCCTCGAAATTTTATTTGTGCCTCCGAGGCGCATACGAAATGTGAAATGATTAGGCTTTGATCGTGAGTTGAGGTCAGGGAGGGGAGGGCAGGATCAATTTTTCTCTGTTATACGGCCTATACCATGCGGACACGGAGACCGTCTGGAAGGGGGAGGTGCGTAGGTGGTTGATTTCGGTGGGGCGTGTAGGGGTTGAACCTACGGCCCGCTGATGAAAAGCAGCAGAGTTTACTGACAGTTTTTCTTGATCCAGAGGGCAAAGTCTTCCTCTGAAACCTTGGTGCTGGCGAGCGCCAGCATGATTTGCGTGGCTTCGGCTTCGTCGGCGATCAGCTCTTTGCCGTTTCGGCTGAGAAAGACATATCCGGTCATAAAGGCTGTTCGCTTATTGCCGTCGATAAAAGGGTGATTGCGGACAATGCCGGTGATATAGGCGGCGGCGAGCGTAAAAAGATCGGTGTTGCCGTAGGAATGTATGTTCTGCGGCCGGGCAAGGGCGGAGTCGAGCAACCCTTCATCGCGGATACCGGGAGCGCCGCCGTGTTCAGAGAGAAGCTCCTCATGCAGCGAGAGCACGAAGTCTTTCAGTATCCAGACAAGCTTTTTCATTTTGCCAGAGCCCGCAGGGTGTTGCGGTACTTGGCCATACCTTTCCGGGCGATGTCCATCTGTTTCTCAAACTCGGGATCGTACTGTGTGATGCGGTAGCCGCCGTCCGGGGCTTCGGTTAAGAAAATCTTGTCTCCCTCGTTGAGCTTGAGGCGGGAGAGGACTTCCCTTGGAAGGACGAGCCCAAGTGAGTTTCCGACCTTGCGAATCTTTAAATCGAGCATGGACAACCCCTTTCGATGTTGTTACTCATGTTATAACATATCGTGACCGCTGTCAATGCGCTTGTGACAGGCGGACTAAGGCGTAACGTCGCGCTCGCCGCCGCGATTCCTGTTGCACTCTTTGGCGGCATGGTTCTTTTGGGCGCGACGGCGGGGTGCATCTGCGAAACTATCTGTGAATTTGGAGAGGACTTCCTTAGCAGGTGTGACGATCTCCTGGTCGGTTTTTTCGATCTCCTCAAGACGGTCCTGATAGCCGTCGGTGTGCCGCCAAGATTGGCCTGTGGTTTTGGCAGGACAGGGCATTTCGGGCGATGAAATCTCTCTCCCTGTTGCGATAAATTTCTGCCGTCTTGTTTTCTAGGAGGGCGTGAGCTGCAGTCCTTCGCGCTCCTGTTCGTGGGCATTGAGGATTCTACAGAACTGCTCGAGCTTAATCTTGGAGCGCATCGATCGCGCTTCGTGCTGTTTAAGCGAGAGGGCACGGGAGGGTACTGTCAACTTGCCGAGGAAGCTGAAATCCGTGAGGTTTTGGCGATGGACAAGAAGACAAATCCCTCTGCTGACCAGCGGTATCCGATAGAGATTCTCCGCCACGCAAGATGGGGGGCCGTAGAATTTCTGTACCCGCGGCAGTTCGTCGTAGAAATGGAGAAGAGGGGGGCATTCCACCAGGCTGACATCACCTTCGACGTAGGTTACGATGAGGTGTTCTTTAGGGTTCACCCAGACGCCGAAATACCAACCGTCCTGGTGGGTGTCGTACTGCACCCACACACGATTCTGGCTGCATCTGTTGAAGTTACAGGTTTATCGGTTATGCAAATCCTGCCAACGTATAAGCCGGTTCCCTTTTTTGGTGATGACGATGTTTTTCTCGGGCATCCGGTTGTCCTCCAAACGGTCAAAGTTGCTAAGCAGCGGGGTTAGCTACTTCCGTTTGAATCACTGCCCAGAGGGCCTCTGTGTTCTTTGCCGTGGGGGATATTCGTCTCGAGAGGATGGTGCCATGTTTCTTTGGATTCCAGTGCCGGCACAGGTGGTCCAGATAGGGGTCGTACAAATCGCGCTGGTGAGAACCCCGATAGGGTCTAGTCGTTGGGACAGTTCGTTTGTGCATGGGCTGTGATCTGCAGGTGAGGAGCAGGCAGGTTCTGCCAGGTTCGACTCAGGCGTTGTACACCTAGGAGGCATTCTCGAGTGAAGCCTTGAGCAGGGCTCCAGTCTATGCAAGCTGGTGTTCGAGGGTTATTCATTTGCCAACGTTCTTAACGTTTCTGCATGGCACCGTTTCGGTGCGCACCAACAGGCCAAGTGTTTCCCGCGCAACGGCTTGAGCCATTCTGGATCCACACTGAGTCTCCATTGCGCGTATTGGGCGAATAGCTCACACACTCGATCTCGGTCCTGCTCTCCATGCATCACGAATGGATTGCCCCAGTCCGATCCGCGATCGACTTTGATCGTCCCTTCAGGCAGCACAGCCAACCCCTTCAAACTCAAGATCCTAAGATTCGTCATCATGCCCTCCATTGCTATGTATGATCACAAAGGAAGCACTTTGACGAAGTCCAGATCTGTGGCGTTTAGCTGAGCACAGGGTGTTTGGCTTCATGAGGTTCAATGGCCTCATACGTGTGCGGTAGTCCCTGGGAACCTGACCGAAACCGATACGCGTTCCCGTAAGCATCCAGGTTGATCTAGCGTCGCATCTGTCGATGCTTATACAGATGGAGAACGATGCCTCGTGAGCACCAGACCTGTCCCATCCCCATAAAATTCTGACATTCGTTCACAGCGAAGAGTTTCTCTCGAGAGGCGCCCAGTTGATTTGATCCACACGCATTTCTAATGTGACAGAGAGTCCCAGTATTATCCAGCACCACCAGACCATCTGTCATTGTCCTTTCTTACTGTCGTCGTGCTTCTGGTTGGGGCTCTAGGGCCAGGCTTTGGATCTTCCCGGGTGCGGAGCAGCAAGGATGCGTGCCGCGTCTTTTTGTGTGCGGTGGTCCACCTTCTAAGTGAAATAATGAGAAACTTAAGCGGGCATTGCATTTACGTTTCTTTTGGATCCTCGTTGCCCTTTTTGTATGGGCCGAAGCTTGGTTGCACCCAAGGCACGAATTTGTATGGAATGGGAAAAGCGTCGGGCGCACGTAACGCAGCGCATGGGCATAGGTTCATCATCGGTTGGGACAAGAAGGCCGCCGCAATGTTCGCGCGGACAGTACATGGGGGTGCTCCACTGTGAGGGGGTGAACGGGACAATAGTGATGACCAACGAAGTGCCGCGGCCGAATTGGTCTTATTGGAATCGTTCACACTGCTGGCAGTGGGAATCTCTCTCGATAGAGGAGTGAGTCTCTGTCCCGCATTGGGCGCAGAGAGGTCCTCCTCGATGGCGAGGGAAGGAGTCTAGCTGTAGGTTGGATAGGGGATGCCAGGTCCGGATCGTACGCGTGCGAAGTTCGAGATGACGTTGCTCATCATGTCAGTTGCAATACCTTCACCATCATGGAAGAGGCAGCTTTGAGTGAGTGTGCTGTAATCACCGGCTGTGACCACGTCTGCGCATCGTTGGCAGGTTCGCCATCTGACGGGGTCGGGAAACTCTTGGATGGATTCTGGATTCGTATGGGTTGTCGCTTCGGCGAGGGAACAAGGTGGTGCCAATTGGTTTCTTCAGAAGTCGCAAGGTCGGTCTTCGTCATTCCACCCATTCCGATCTGCATCGATGCTCTTCGCCGGTAGGCTTTTCCTCATTCGGGCAAAAACTCTTCTATAGATTGAGGGTGACGATTTTCTGCTTCTAGCCACCAGCTGGTTCGTTGTTGACGATCGTGAGAATACTGGAAGAAGGCGTTTGTTGGATCAGCGGCGGCATTGTCGTAAAGCTCTTGTGTTTCTTGTCTTTGGTCAATCATCCCCTGGGGATTGCAGTCGAAGCAGTCGATCCCCAATTGAGATGAACACCAGAATGGAGGGAAGGCACTGAGCAGGGAGAGGAGATACCAACTTGGACCGAGGAACATGGGGGTCCCCCTTCCTTCAGGTGGCTCCTACATGAAGAAAGGATACCTCGTTGCTCTGCAACCTGCAACAGGGTGGGGGCACTATTCCAACTTGGACTGAATAGGACTAGCAGTCTGCTGAAAAACCCCTCGCAAAGCGGTGTGTAATATGATTCTCTGTTTTCAGGAAGAACGGAGGGTCACTCATGCGCGGAACATTTGAAGATCAGGGACGGTTATTTTCATATATTTCACCGGAGCAACGGGTCGCGGCACGGCACCCGCTCCGGACCATACGCACGCTGGTGCGCGAGGTGCTCAGCGAACTGGACCGCGACTTCCGCAAGCTGTATTCAACGACGGGGCGCCCGTCCATCCCGCCCGAACAGTTGCTGAGCGCGCTGCTACTGCAAGTGTTTTACGGCGTACGGAGTGAGCGGCAACTGATGGAGCAGCTGGACTACAATCTTCTGTACCGCTGGTTCGTCGGGCTTTCGCCGGACGACGCGGTGTGGGATGCGACGACGTTTACGAAGAATCGCGAGCGATTGCAGCAAGGCGATATGTTCAATCGCTTCATGGAGAAGCTGTTGCATCACCAAGATGTCACACCCCTGTTGTCGGACGAGCATTTCTCCGTCGACGGCACACTGATCGAAGCGTGGGCCGGCCACAAAAGCTTCAAGCCGAAGGACGGCAAAGACGGCGACGGGGAGCACTTCCACGGCACGACACGCAAGAACGAGACGCATGAAAGCACGACCGATCCCGACAGCCGCCTCTACCGCAAGAGCGAGGGCAAGGAAAGCAAACTCTGCTACATGGGCCACGCCACAATGGAAAACAGGAACGGCCTGGCCGTCGCGGGGCTGGTCACACAGGCAAGCGGCACGGCGGAACGTGCAGCATCGGAGGAGATGCTAGAGAAGAAAGCATCTCAACATGCACGCATCACGGTCGGCGCGGACAAGGCCTATGATGTTGAAGCACACGTGGAACGCCTGCGGGCGAAGAACATCACCCCGCACATTGCCGTCAACGCGTATGTCACGAAGACCGGAAAGGCGCGCAAGACAGCCATCGACGGACGAACCACCCGGCACAAGGGCTACACCCTCTCGCAGGGCAAACGCAAAATGATCGAGTGTATGTTTGGATGGGGTAAGCAGCACGGCACCATGCGCAAGACGAAACACAGGGGGTTGGCCGGAGTCGCCGCCGACTTTCTGCTCAATCTGATCGGCTACAACCTCATCCGTATCCCGAAACTGCTGGCGCAGAGGGGATAGGTGCGTCCGCACACACAAACACGCCCTGATACGGCACGAGAATCCACGCACCCTCGAAAAAAATAACGCGTGGCTATCTCAAAAAACGGAAACCTCCGTCATAAAAGAGGGTTTTTCAGCAGACTGCTAGTGTTTCTTGGCGAGCAGGCGTCGTTTCGCTGCGTGAAAGGCTTGGCAACATCAAATGGATCTACACGAAGTAGGTCAGCAAGCTCATGCGACCGGTCTATGGTGCCACAAGTGAAGAGGATGGTGGAAGGGGGATCTATTGGGCGATCCCATCCTTCTTGGTGGAAGTGAGGGACCCATCCATTCACTGACGCGCGTGAGTGCGAGGAGGGCACGCCGTCTGTCGATAGGGTGTGTGGCGTATAGTGAGATCAGAGGAATTGAATCGTCGAGGAATAGGACGGCAGCATCCTATCCGAGGTATAGAGGCATAATGGTTCACTCAGGGCTTGTGCAATTAAGAGTCGGTCGAACGGATCGCGGTGAAGATCTGGCAAGGTGTGCAAGGCGAGGGTGTGCTGGGCGGTGACGGGGAGTTCTCGAAATCCACTGCCATGGATGCCGGCGACCAGATCGAGTGGGTTGGCCTCGAGTCGACGGAGACCAATTTTGATGATGGCTTCCCAGATCGAGGCGGCACTGATGTAGACCTCGTCAGCCTGGTCAATGCGCGCTCGTCGTTTTCTGGTCATCTCCGGAGTGTTGCCCAGGTACCAGAGAAAGAGCTGGGTGTCGAGTAGAATTCTCATGCGGGATTCTCAAACGCTTGTTGAAGTTCGTCAGGGAGTGGCGCATTGAAATTTGAGCGTAGCGTGATTTTCCCCTTGAGGAACCCAGGCTTGCGAAGAGGAATGCCGTGATCCAGTGGGACTAATTTCGCAATGGGGGTGCCGGCTTTGGCGATAATGACTTCTTGCCCACCGGCTACCTTGGTCAGGAGCGAGGACAGATGAGTCTTGGCATGATGGATATTGATGACGGCACGATCTTTCATATGCCCCTCTAATAGACTTAGTTGAACTTAGTTTAGAATGAATAAATGGCGCAGTCAAGTCCAGCGCCAGGTGACGCGTCAGTCTTGTGTAACTTGAGGTTCCGAGGTGTGTATCGTCGTGGGTGGTGAATGACGTCCAGGAGTTCCTTCACGCAGATGGCTGGGGTTTCGATCTTAGAGTCTTGCTTGAGCTGCGGGTATCATGATGGGTCTCCTGGCTTGTCCTCTGTGTGACTGTGCATTAACGAAATGTCTTCGAGGTCGTTTCTATCCCGTCTTGCCAAATCTTTTCCCCTCCCCATGTTGGCCTAACCCACGGTTTCTCTTTTGGGTCTTCTTCCGATTGAGTGGATCGAAATCAGGGGGGAATCTCCGCTTGCCCTCTTGCGAGACAATGGTTGTCTGTTTTGCAGAGGCCGGAGAAACGTGACATGCGTTCCGGATGTAAACACATCGACGACTCTGGGACGCCTACCGCGTCCGGGGCTCCATACTCGGCACGGCCGTATGCGGTATCTTCGGGGACCCGTGCGCGCGGGAGCTCGCCCTGCATCGACGGGGGAAAACCCGCCTGCGGCGCGTGCGGACGGGGAAACCGTCCCTGCTACGACCGCAAGATCCGGCGGGTCCGCATCTGTCTTGTGGGGGCTGGCGCATTTACCTGGACGTGCAGATCCACCGCGCCTGCTGCCA from Nitrospira sp. encodes:
- a CDS encoding single-stranded DNA-binding protein; this encodes MSKRGHTNVNTLEGNITHPPDYRPEYGNLLSFSMAVHSDNPSEKYDDPMYIDVKVNGVSENTYKALVVGHEVRVTGQWQSKTFKKGDTQHRYYHLHAAHPCNFTLLSKPRKQQEAVGQPAPALNGQGSTR
- a CDS encoding type II toxin-antitoxin system death-on-curing family toxin codes for the protein MKKLVWILKDFVLSLHEELLSEHGGAPGIRDEGLLDSALARPQNIHSYGNTDLFTLAAAYITGIVRNHPFIDGNKRTAFMTGYVFLSRNGKELIADEAEATQIMLALASTKVSEEDFALWIKKNCQ
- a CDS encoding AbrB/MazE/SpoVT family DNA-binding domain-containing protein, coding for MLDLKIRKVGNSLGLVLPREVLSRLKLNEGDKIFLTEAPDGGYRITQYDPEFEKQMDIARKGMAKYRNTLRALAK
- a CDS encoding DUF4326 domain-containing protein, producing MMTNLRILSLKGLAVLPEGTIKVDRGSDWGNPFVMHGEQDRDRVCELFAQYAQWRLSVDPEWLKPLRGKHLACWCAPKRCHAETLRTLANE
- a CDS encoding IS5 family transposase — its product is MRGTFEDQGRLFSYISPEQRVAARHPLRTIRTLVREVLSELDRDFRKLYSTTGRPSIPPEQLLSALLLQVFYGVRSERQLMEQLDYNLLYRWFVGLSPDDAVWDATTFTKNRERLQQGDMFNRFMEKLLHHQDVTPLLSDEHFSVDGTLIEAWAGHKSFKPKDGKDGDGEHFHGTTRKNETHESTTDPDSRLYRKSEGKESKLCYMGHATMENRNGLAVAGLVTQASGTAERAASEEMLEKKASQHARITVGADKAYDVEAHVERLRAKNITPHIAVNAYVTKTGKARKTAIDGRTTRHKGYTLSQGKRKMIECMFGWGKQHGTMRKTKHRGLAGVAADFLLNLIGYNLIRIPKLLAQRG
- a CDS encoding type II toxin-antitoxin system VapC family toxin; translation: MRILLDTQLFLWYLGNTPEMTRKRRARIDQADEVYISAASIWEAIIKIGLRRLEANPLDLVAGIHGSGFRELPVTAQHTLALHTLPDLHRDPFDRLLIAQALSEPLCLYTSDRMLPSYSSTIQFL
- a CDS encoding type II toxin-antitoxin system Phd/YefM family antitoxin, producing the protein MKDRAVINIHHAKTHLSSLLTKVAGGQEVIIAKAGTPIAKLVPLDHGIPLRKPGFLKGKITLRSNFNAPLPDELQQAFENPA